One window from the genome of Halostella litorea encodes:
- a CDS encoding potassium channel family protein translates to MRELRDIEGFRPKDLTQRQRLLVVYAVGLGTVVLLLTVVYNWGMAALEGRPQSIFRSFQTVVETMTTTGFGADAPWDTPAMNVLMVTIQVTGVVIGFVTLRVLVIPLFERTPLNLDDRLSTKDDHVVVAEYQRNAELLLDELEELDVDYVLVDSEEDEAKRLSDDGYQAINGDPEDRDDLRRATVGRADVLITDAGDRTASIVLTALEENEDLRVVSFLESTRRKAALTEVGVDRGVAPNALIGQRLAEKAATPVAVDAPVDDDGGVVIREILVRRDSPLHGVTVRESPLASHPNLTLVAGWFDGELRLPPSPDERLTPNTVLVVAGPAGEIDDVASDLSDVRVSRTAAHSRVLVAGFGEGGMAAVNAFPDDVAATTIDDDAAADPDVVGDVTEPETLREAGIDDASALVVTVDDDATALLTVAMARSLSSDVEILARVTDAEKASAAFRAGADYVLSVQRVCARLVASEVHGERVMDPTNQIRLVRADAAPFAGEALGDTRRVGDRGWMVAGVVRDGEVRTDERTTIRADDEVFVAGSDEGIGEFERTVDAA, encoded by the coding sequence ATGCGAGAACTTCGAGACATCGAGGGGTTCCGACCGAAGGACCTGACGCAGCGCCAGCGGCTCCTGGTGGTGTACGCGGTCGGGCTGGGGACCGTCGTCCTCCTGCTCACGGTGGTCTACAACTGGGGGATGGCGGCGCTGGAGGGCCGCCCCCAGTCGATCTTCCGGTCGTTCCAGACGGTCGTCGAGACGATGACGACGACCGGCTTCGGCGCGGACGCGCCGTGGGACACCCCGGCGATGAACGTGTTGATGGTGACGATCCAGGTGACCGGCGTGGTGATCGGCTTCGTCACGCTCCGGGTTCTCGTCATCCCGCTGTTCGAGCGAACGCCGCTCAACCTGGACGACCGGCTCTCGACGAAGGACGACCACGTCGTCGTCGCCGAGTACCAGCGGAACGCGGAGCTACTGCTCGACGAGCTAGAGGAACTGGACGTGGACTACGTGCTCGTCGACTCCGAGGAGGACGAGGCAAAGCGGCTCTCGGACGACGGCTACCAGGCGATAAACGGCGACCCGGAGGACCGCGACGACCTCCGCCGCGCCACCGTCGGCCGGGCCGACGTGCTCATCACCGACGCGGGCGACCGCACCGCGAGCATCGTCCTGACGGCCCTGGAGGAAAACGAGGACCTGCGGGTCGTCAGCTTCCTCGAATCGACCCGCCGGAAGGCGGCGCTGACGGAGGTCGGCGTGGATAGAGGGGTCGCGCCGAACGCGCTCATCGGCCAACGGCTCGCCGAGAAGGCGGCGACGCCGGTCGCGGTCGACGCGCCGGTCGACGACGACGGCGGCGTGGTGATCCGGGAGATACTCGTCCGGCGGGACAGCCCGCTGCACGGCGTCACGGTGCGCGAGTCGCCGCTCGCGAGTCACCCGAACCTGACGCTCGTCGCCGGCTGGTTCGACGGCGAGTTGCGGCTGCCGCCGTCGCCCGACGAGCGGCTCACGCCCAACACGGTGCTGGTCGTCGCCGGCCCGGCGGGCGAGATCGACGACGTGGCCAGCGACCTGAGCGACGTCCGCGTCAGCAGGACCGCCGCACATTCCCGGGTTCTGGTCGCGGGCTTCGGCGAGGGCGGGATGGCGGCGGTGAACGCCTTCCCCGACGACGTCGCGGCGACGACCATCGACGACGACGCGGCGGCCGACCCGGACGTCGTCGGGGACGTGACCGAACCCGAGACGCTCCGCGAGGCCGGCATCGACGACGCCTCCGCGCTCGTCGTCACGGTCGACGACGACGCGACGGCGCTTTTGACCGTGGCGATGGCCCGGTCGCTGTCGTCCGACGTGGAGATACTGGCCCGCGTGACGGACGCCGAGAAGGCGTCGGCCGCGTTCCGGGCCGGCGCGGACTACGTCCTCTCCGTCCAGCGGGTGTGCGCGCGGCTCGTCGCCTCCGAGGTCCACGGCGAGCGCGTGATGGACCCCACGAACCAGATCCGGCTGGTCCGGGCCGATGCCGCGCCGTTCGCGGGCGAGGCGCTCGGGGACACGCGCCGGGTCGGGGACAGGGGGTGGATGGTCGCCGGCGTCGTGCGCGACGGCGAGGTCCGCACCGACGAGCGCACCACGATCCGCGCCGACGACGAGGTGTTCGTCGCCGGCAGCGACGAGGGGATCGGCGAGTTCGAGCGGACGGTCGACGCGGCGTGA
- a CDS encoding TIGR03557 family F420-dependent LLM class oxidoreductase, which produces MPDFGFALSSELHGPNELVDHAVRAEELGFDYLTISDHYHPWIPAQGESPFVWSTLGGVSRAVDGIPVETGVTCPIMRIHPAIVAQAAATAATMHPGTFSLGVGTGEALNEHVLGDHWPEQPVRLEMLEEAVAVVRKLWSGEQVSHHGTHFDVENARLFTLPDEEPDVHVSAYGERAARTAAEIGDGLVSVGPQEDVAEAFADAGGEGPKYGQLSLSYAETEDEAVEAAYERWPNTALTGELSSLLPTPTHFDQACEMVEPADIAEGSMVTDPDPNAHVENVGAFEDAGYDRVTLMQVAPDVEGVLEFYAEEVMPSF; this is translated from the coding sequence ATGCCCGACTTCGGCTTCGCCCTGTCGAGCGAACTCCACGGCCCGAACGAACTCGTCGACCACGCGGTCCGCGCCGAGGAACTCGGCTTCGACTACCTGACGATATCCGACCACTACCACCCGTGGATCCCCGCACAGGGCGAGAGCCCGTTCGTCTGGTCGACGCTGGGCGGCGTATCGCGGGCCGTCGACGGGATACCGGTCGAGACCGGCGTCACGTGCCCGATCATGCGGATCCACCCGGCGATAGTCGCGCAGGCCGCCGCGACGGCGGCGACGATGCACCCCGGGACGTTCTCGCTCGGCGTCGGCACCGGCGAGGCGCTGAACGAGCACGTACTCGGCGACCACTGGCCCGAGCAGCCGGTCCGCCTGGAGATGCTGGAGGAGGCGGTCGCGGTGGTCCGGAAGCTCTGGTCCGGTGAGCAGGTGAGCCACCACGGCACCCACTTCGACGTGGAGAACGCCCGCTTGTTCACGCTCCCCGACGAGGAGCCGGACGTGCACGTCTCGGCGTACGGCGAGCGCGCCGCCCGGACCGCCGCCGAGATAGGCGACGGCCTCGTCTCGGTCGGCCCGCAGGAGGACGTCGCGGAAGCCTTCGCGGACGCCGGCGGTGAGGGGCCGAAGTACGGCCAGTTGAGCCTCTCCTACGCCGAGACAGAGGACGAGGCGGTCGAGGCCGCCTACGAGCGCTGGCCGAACACGGCGCTGACGGGCGAACTCAGCTCGCTGCTGCCGACCCCGACCCACTTCGACCAGGCCTGCGAGATGGTCGAACCCGCCGACATCGCCGAGGGGAGCATGGTCACGGACCCAGACCCGAACGCCCACGTCGAGAACGTCGGCGCGTTCGAGGACGCGGGGTACGACCGCGTGACGCTCATGCAGGTCGCCCCGGACGTGGAGGGGGTACTGGAGTTCTACGCCGAGGAAGTGATGCCGTCGTTCTGA
- the hisC gene encoding histidinol-phosphate transaminase, whose amino-acid sequence MQPRDLSAHDPYEAGRGIEEVARELGRDPDEFVKLASNENPLGPSPDAADAIREAAGRANSYPTAAHTDLTAAVADAWDVAEAQVWLANGGDGALDYLARAALSPGDDVLVPDPGFSYYAMSARYHHGAVRSYPLAAADDYAMDADTVLDAYDGERVVYVTSPHNPTGRVMALDEIERVAAETDEETLVIVDEAYGEYAAEPSAVSLVGGVASKEAGLSDAAEDRAPRDDVAVLRTFSKAYGLAGVRLGYAVVPDAWADAYARVNTPFAASEIACRAGLAAMGDREHVRESVETAAWAREYVSDHVDAPTLPSSGNFVLVEVGDGTGTYEALKRRGVIVRDTSSYGLPEYVRLTCGTREETRTAVSELNEVLA is encoded by the coding sequence ATGCAACCGCGAGACCTGTCGGCCCACGACCCCTACGAGGCGGGCCGCGGGATAGAGGAGGTCGCCCGCGAACTCGGGCGGGACCCCGACGAGTTCGTCAAGTTGGCGTCGAACGAGAACCCGCTCGGGCCGAGCCCCGACGCCGCCGACGCGATCCGCGAGGCCGCCGGCCGGGCCAACTCGTACCCGACCGCGGCACACACGGACCTGACCGCCGCCGTCGCGGACGCCTGGGACGTCGCCGAGGCGCAGGTGTGGCTCGCCAACGGCGGCGACGGCGCGCTCGACTACCTCGCCCGCGCGGCGCTGTCGCCCGGCGACGACGTGCTCGTGCCCGACCCCGGCTTCTCCTACTACGCGATGAGCGCCCGCTACCACCACGGGGCCGTCCGGTCCTACCCCCTCGCGGCGGCCGACGACTACGCGATGGACGCCGACACCGTGCTCGACGCCTACGACGGCGAGCGCGTCGTCTACGTCACCTCGCCGCACAACCCGACGGGGCGCGTGATGGCGCTGGACGAAATCGAGCGCGTCGCGGCCGAGACGGACGAGGAGACGCTCGTCATCGTCGACGAGGCCTACGGCGAGTACGCGGCCGAACCCTCCGCCGTCTCGCTGGTCGGCGGCGTGGCGAGCAAGGAGGCGGGCCTCTCGGACGCCGCCGAGGACCGCGCCCCCCGCGACGACGTCGCCGTCCTGCGGACGTTCTCGAAGGCGTACGGCCTCGCGGGCGTCCGCCTCGGCTACGCCGTCGTCCCGGACGCGTGGGCCGACGCGTACGCGCGGGTCAACACGCCGTTTGCGGCCAGCGAGATCGCCTGCCGGGCGGGCCTCGCGGCGATGGGCGACCGCGAGCACGTCCGCGAGTCCGTGGAGACGGCGGCGTGGGCCCGCGAGTACGTCAGCGACCACGTCGACGCGCCGACGCTCCCGAGTTCGGGGAACTTCGTGCTCGTGGAGGTCGGCGACGGGACCGGGACGTACGAGGCGCTGAAGCGCCGCGGCGTCATCGTCCGTGACACGTCGAGCTACGGCCTCCCCGAGTACGTGCGGCTCACCTGCGGCACGCGCGAGGAGACCAGAACCGCCGTGAGCGAACTGAACGAGGTGCTCGCATGA
- a CDS encoding fumarylacetoacetate hydrolase family protein gives MRRVRFRDQAGAVRTGEWTDEGIEFGGETYDPDAVDVLPPSEPSKIVCIGRNYAKHAEERNEEVPDRPLLFLKPPNAVAGHGDEISLPAGKEGIEHEAELAVVIGQQCRNVPESEAAEVIAGYTCMNDVSNREDQSREQNWVRGKAFDGAAPLGPVVAPPEDVPEDARIRLRVNGETRQDSSLEHLIFRVPELIAEITTYMTLEPGDVIATGTPEGVGPLTDGDRVEVEIEGVGTLAHTATRD, from the coding sequence ATGAGACGCGTGCGCTTTCGCGACCAGGCCGGCGCGGTGCGAACGGGCGAGTGGACCGACGAGGGAATCGAGTTCGGCGGCGAGACGTACGACCCGGACGCCGTCGACGTGCTCCCCCCGTCCGAACCCTCGAAGATCGTCTGTATCGGCCGCAACTACGCGAAACACGCGGAGGAGCGAAACGAGGAGGTACCGGACCGCCCGCTGCTGTTCCTGAAGCCGCCCAACGCCGTCGCGGGCCACGGCGACGAGATCAGCCTGCCGGCCGGGAAAGAAGGGATCGAACACGAGGCCGAACTCGCCGTCGTGATCGGGCAGCAGTGCCGGAACGTCCCCGAGAGCGAGGCCGCAGAGGTGATCGCGGGCTACACCTGCATGAACGACGTGTCGAACCGCGAGGACCAGTCCCGGGAACAGAACTGGGTCCGCGGGAAGGCGTTCGACGGGGCCGCGCCGCTCGGTCCGGTCGTCGCGCCGCCGGAAGACGTGCCCGAGGACGCCCGGATCCGGTTGCGCGTGAACGGCGAGACGCGCCAGGACTCCTCGCTGGAACACCTCATCTTCCGCGTGCCGGAGCTGATCGCCGAGATAACGACCTACATGACGCTCGAACCCGGCGACGTGATCGCCACCGGAACGCCCGAGGGCGTCGGCCCGCTCACCGACGGCGACCGCGTCGAGGTCGAGATAGAGGGCGTCGGAACGCTGGCCCACACGGCGACACGGGACTGA
- a CDS encoding GMC family oxidoreductase produces the protein MSADGDVDRTPSERADVCVVGAGPAGALVAHRLSARGYDVVVLEAGERFDAADRPERMERAIRPGHDPLEVWDMGGTRDAYTADGERFYPLNAGRVKGVGGTTLHWQGMVMRFHERDFELRSRAGVGRDWPIGYDDLRPYYAEAESELGVAGADDNPFAPPREEPFPMPAFRPSYSDSLFADACEELGIAMHSVPNARNSEPYDDRSECVGYGTCKPVCPSGAKYSADVHVRKAEREGARVVDRAPVQRLVHGDDGERVEAAVYATPDGREHRQEAREFVLAAGGVEIPRLLLLSKSEQYPDGLANSSGAVGRYFMDHLFAGTSGRLGEPTRQNHVGFVTSESHQFYDDGDADVGAFKLEFLNYAGPSPVELALSGDEWGDDLLGSLRGAYGDHVAVGGLVGQLPRKENRVTLDPSTTDDHGNPVPRIRWSLDDRTKRTIRRANEVQRSILEELGAEVGTVVGPTSTGPAFHHMGTTRMGTDPSESVVNPRLRTHDLANLWIPSSSVFVTGGALNPTLTIAALALKAADHVDEAL, from the coding sequence ATGAGCGCGGACGGCGACGTCGACCGCACGCCGTCCGAGCGCGCCGACGTCTGCGTCGTCGGTGCCGGGCCGGCCGGCGCGCTCGTCGCCCACCGGCTGAGCGCCCGCGGGTACGACGTGGTGGTGCTGGAGGCCGGCGAGCGGTTCGACGCCGCCGACCGCCCCGAGCGGATGGAGCGGGCGATCCGCCCCGGCCACGACCCGCTTGAGGTGTGGGACATGGGCGGAACGCGCGACGCCTACACCGCCGACGGCGAGCGGTTCTACCCGCTGAACGCCGGCCGCGTCAAGGGGGTCGGCGGCACGACGCTCCACTGGCAGGGCATGGTGATGCGGTTCCACGAGCGGGACTTCGAACTGCGCTCGCGGGCCGGCGTCGGGCGGGACTGGCCCATCGGCTACGACGACCTGCGCCCGTACTACGCCGAGGCCGAATCCGAACTCGGCGTCGCCGGGGCCGACGACAATCCCTTTGCCCCGCCCCGCGAGGAGCCGTTCCCGATGCCCGCGTTCCGCCCGTCGTACAGCGACTCGCTGTTCGCGGATGCCTGCGAGGAGCTGGGCATCGCGATGCACTCCGTGCCGAACGCGCGCAACTCCGAGCCCTACGACGACCGGAGCGAGTGCGTCGGCTACGGTACCTGCAAGCCGGTCTGCCCGTCGGGCGCGAAGTACTCCGCGGACGTGCACGTCCGCAAGGCCGAGCGCGAGGGCGCGCGCGTAGTCGACCGTGCCCCGGTCCAGCGGCTCGTCCACGGCGACGACGGCGAGCGCGTCGAGGCCGCCGTCTACGCGACGCCGGACGGCCGCGAACACCGCCAGGAGGCCCGGGAGTTCGTCCTCGCTGCGGGCGGCGTCGAGATACCGCGCCTCCTGTTGCTGTCGAAATCCGAGCAGTATCCCGACGGCCTCGCCAACTCCAGCGGCGCGGTCGGCCGGTACTTCATGGACCACCTCTTTGCCGGCACGAGCGGGCGGCTCGGTGAACCGACCCGGCAGAACCACGTCGGCTTCGTCACCAGCGAGTCCCACCAGTTCTACGACGACGGGGACGCCGACGTCGGCGCGTTCAAACTGGAGTTCCTCAACTACGCCGGCCCCTCGCCGGTCGAACTCGCGCTCTCGGGCGACGAGTGGGGCGACGACCTGCTCGGCTCGCTCCGGGGCGCGTACGGCGACCACGTCGCCGTCGGCGGCCTCGTCGGCCAGCTCCCGCGGAAGGAAAACCGCGTCACGCTCGACCCCTCGACCACCGACGACCACGGCAACCCGGTCCCGCGGATCCGCTGGTCGCTGGACGACCGGACGAAGCGCACGATCCGCCGCGCGAACGAGGTCCAGCGGTCGATACTGGAGGAACTCGGCGCGGAGGTCGGGACGGTCGTCGGCCCGACGTCGACCGGCCCCGCGTTCCACCACATGGGCACGACGCGGATGGGAACCGACCCGTCCGAGAGCGTGGTGAACCCGCGCCTCCGGACCCACGACCTGGCCAACCTGTGGATCCCCTCCAGTTCCGTCTTCGTCACGGGCGGCGCGCTGAACCCGACGCTGACCATCGCCGCGCTCGCGCTGAAAGCGGCGGATCACGTCGACGAGGCGCTGTAG
- a CDS encoding phosphopantetheine adenylyltransferase, giving the protein MRVVVAGTFGPIHDGHRALFEAALERGDGGVVVGVTSDDLARSSRDRPVPPFEERRERVAAELDRLDGRGCDVEIRRIDDEYGFADDDPALDAIVVSPETDDRVAAINRRREERGFEPLAEIVVPHVLADDGERISSTRVVRGEIDEHGNVL; this is encoded by the coding sequence ATGCGAGTCGTCGTCGCCGGCACGTTCGGCCCGATCCACGACGGACACCGCGCCCTGTTCGAGGCGGCGCTGGAGCGCGGCGACGGGGGCGTCGTGGTCGGGGTCACGAGCGACGACCTGGCCCGGTCGTCCCGGGACCGCCCGGTGCCGCCGTTCGAGGAGCGCCGCGAGCGCGTGGCGGCCGAACTGGACCGCCTCGACGGGCGCGGCTGCGACGTCGAGATCCGGCGGATCGACGACGAGTACGGCTTCGCGGACGACGACCCGGCGCTCGACGCCATCGTCGTCTCGCCGGAGACGGACGACCGGGTGGCGGCGATCAACCGCCGGCGCGAGGAACGGGGGTTCGAGCCGCTGGCGGAGATAGTCGTCCCGCACGTCCTCGCCGACGACGGGGAGCGGATCTCCTCGACGCGCGTGGTTCGCGGCGAGATAGACGAGCACGGCAACGTGCTCTGA
- a CDS encoding gluconate 2-dehydrogenase subunit 3 family protein, with translation MTELTRRDALAALASGGVVVGAGAAGLRRSLADAPDDGVDLSAERERDLLFAVAEVVYPSELDGVREFVETYVAGRADDRDGYRAATREALATIDERARTWRDAEFPALPPDERDAHLREMGLHSADADPDGYESARIRYYVVNELLYALYSSPTGGELVGIENPQGHPGGGDTYRRGPR, from the coding sequence ATGACGGAGCTGACGCGACGCGACGCGCTCGCCGCGCTGGCCTCCGGCGGCGTCGTCGTCGGGGCGGGCGCGGCCGGCTTGCGGCGGTCGCTCGCCGACGCGCCGGACGACGGCGTCGACCTCTCCGCGGAGCGCGAGCGCGACCTGCTTTTCGCCGTCGCCGAGGTCGTTTACCCGTCCGAACTCGACGGCGTGCGCGAGTTCGTCGAGACGTACGTCGCCGGCCGCGCGGACGACCGCGACGGGTACCGGGCGGCGACCCGCGAGGCGCTGGCGACGATAGACGAGCGCGCCCGGACGTGGCGGGACGCCGAGTTCCCCGCGCTGCCCCCCGACGAACGCGACGCCCACCTGCGCGAGATGGGGCTGCACAGCGCCGACGCCGACCCCGACGGCTACGAGTCCGCCCGGATCCGCTACTACGTCGTCAACGAACTGCTGTACGCGCTGTACAGTTCCCCGACGGGCGGCGAACTGGTCGGGATCGAGAACCCGCAGGGCCACCCCGGCGGGGGCGACACCTACCGGCGGGGGCCGCGATGA
- a CDS encoding amino acid permease, translating to MVEHTRTLGFWVAFALGLGTMIAAGIFSLSGQAVAVVGSSAILSFVIAALIAGVTAASYSEFASIYAENGGGYLFSSRTFDRDLLEYGVGASLFLGYTGTTAFYLATMDEWFFEFIVPHGWPIPHGTIGVLAAVLLGALNAQGTEESGAFQVIVSGAKVAVLIAFIGGAFAYKAPAETVGSFTAAFSTDVGGIVSIAALAFITFFGFSAIAASAGEIIEPRKTVPRAIAASIVTVTILYAFVIVAMVNAPIPAEVIAEEGETAMGTVANAFLGNVGMALIVAGAIFSMVSASNASVLAASSIGSLMGRQGQAPRPFSRIHPVYGTPFWSVGTVTATIVVMIVAFIMAFPAGGGPLGLGLGLDALTGFATFNLLAPLSVVNVALIVSRRRFPDIERPVRVPLVPLLPVVGILANLALITNLPVTGVVVGTIVITGLVAAYLVWGGAPETGELFERVVSPYSPEEAARRSVGGGGGGRDPDEAPVASTAGEGTGTGDEDRFRIVVPVRRPDRAPRYVRLAATVGQQYADDPVVQVITVTGIPDQTPSEMVVDTAEERATRIGDELAAAGVEVEYTVEGHVSRDVGFGIVQTARNHGADLILMGYPEDHPDIAERVEYSAPCDVLYVNGFPDAATGVPSVVNVGAGGGPHHEALLPFVDRLAGNGAAVHVVNVDPRGGGGTAEDPSSTLSGLPSAESVEVHDVTADTVAEGLVTTAAENGGILVIGASRTRALRQWVLGSTPDRVIERAAAAGVPVVVYAGETGVRGRIEGLLFPLYRAVVGLRSRNRRMGVQGTSSTPSQD from the coding sequence ATGGTCGAACACACCCGTACGCTCGGGTTCTGGGTCGCGTTCGCGCTCGGGCTTGGGACGATGATAGCGGCGGGCATCTTCTCGCTGTCCGGGCAGGCGGTGGCCGTCGTCGGGAGCAGCGCGATACTCTCCTTCGTCATCGCCGCGCTCATCGCCGGCGTGACCGCGGCGTCGTACTCGGAGTTCGCGTCGATCTACGCGGAGAACGGCGGCGGCTACCTCTTCAGTTCGCGGACGTTCGACCGCGACCTGCTGGAGTACGGCGTCGGCGCGTCGCTGTTTCTCGGCTACACCGGGACGACGGCGTTCTACCTCGCGACGATGGACGAGTGGTTCTTCGAGTTCATCGTCCCGCACGGGTGGCCCATCCCCCACGGGACGATCGGGGTCCTGGCGGCCGTCCTGCTCGGCGCGCTCAACGCGCAGGGGACCGAGGAGAGCGGGGCGTTCCAGGTGATCGTCAGCGGCGCGAAGGTGGCGGTCCTGATCGCCTTCATCGGCGGCGCGTTCGCGTACAAGGCCCCGGCGGAGACGGTCGGGTCGTTCACGGCGGCGTTCTCGACGGACGTGGGCGGGATCGTCTCCATCGCGGCGCTGGCGTTCATCACGTTCTTCGGGTTCTCCGCCATCGCGGCCAGCGCGGGGGAGATCATCGAACCCCGGAAGACGGTCCCGCGGGCTATCGCGGCGAGCATCGTCACCGTCACGATCCTCTACGCGTTCGTCATCGTCGCCATGGTGAACGCGCCGATCCCGGCGGAGGTCATCGCCGAGGAGGGCGAGACGGCGATGGGCACCGTCGCGAACGCCTTCCTCGGCAACGTCGGGATGGCCCTGATCGTCGCCGGCGCGATCTTCAGCATGGTGAGCGCGTCGAACGCGAGCGTGCTCGCCGCCAGCAGCATCGGGTCGCTGATGGGCCGACAGGGGCAGGCACCGCGGCCGTTCTCGCGGATCCACCCCGTCTACGGCACGCCGTTCTGGAGCGTCGGGACGGTCACGGCGACCATCGTCGTCATGATCGTCGCGTTCATCATGGCGTTTCCCGCCGGGGGCGGCCCGCTCGGCCTCGGCCTCGGACTGGACGCGCTGACCGGCTTCGCGACGTTCAACCTGCTCGCGCCGCTGTCCGTTGTCAACGTCGCGCTGATCGTCTCGCGGCGGCGCTTCCCGGACATCGAGCGACCGGTCCGCGTCCCGCTGGTCCCGCTCCTGCCGGTCGTCGGCATCCTCGCCAACCTCGCGCTGATCACGAACCTTCCGGTCACCGGCGTCGTGGTCGGCACGATCGTCATCACGGGGCTCGTGGCCGCCTATCTGGTCTGGGGCGGCGCGCCCGAGACCGGGGAACTGTTCGAGCGCGTCGTCTCGCCGTACTCCCCGGAGGAGGCGGCCAGGCGGTCGGTCGGCGGCGGTGGCGGCGGTCGGGACCCCGACGAGGCGCCGGTGGCGTCGACGGCGGGCGAGGGCACGGGGACGGGGGACGAGGACCGGTTCCGGATCGTCGTCCCTGTTCGCCGTCCCGACCGTGCGCCCCGGTACGTCCGCCTCGCGGCGACCGTCGGGCAGCAGTACGCCGACGACCCCGTCGTGCAGGTGATAACCGTCACCGGGATCCCCGACCAGACGCCGAGCGAGATGGTCGTCGACACGGCGGAGGAGCGCGCCACCCGGATCGGCGACGAACTCGCCGCCGCCGGGGTCGAGGTGGAGTACACCGTCGAGGGGCACGTCTCCCGCGACGTCGGCTTCGGCATCGTCCAGACCGCGCGGAACCACGGGGCCGACCTCATCCTCATGGGCTACCCCGAGGACCACCCCGACATCGCCGAGCGGGTGGAGTACAGCGCCCCCTGCGACGTGCTGTACGTGAACGGGTTCCCCGACGCCGCCACCGGCGTTCCCTCCGTCGTCAACGTCGGCGCGGGCGGCGGGCCCCACCACGAGGCGCTCCTGCCGTTCGTCGACAGGCTGGCCGGTAACGGGGCCGCGGTCCACGTCGTCAACGTCGATCCGCGCGGCGGTGGCGGGACGGCCGAGGACCCCAGTTCGACGCTTAGCGGCCTGCCGTCGGCCGAGTCGGTCGAGGTCCACGACGTCACCGCCGACACCGTCGCCGAGGGGCTGGTGACGACGGCGGCCGAGAACGGCGGGATACTCGTCATCGGCGCGTCGCGCACCCGGGCGCTGCGCCAGTGGGTGCTCGGGAGCACGCCGGACCGCGTCATCGAGCGGGCGGCGGCGGCCGGCGTCCCCGTCGTCGTGTACGCCGGCGAGACGGGCGTCCGCGGCCGGATCGAAGGGCTGCTGTTCCCGCTGTACCGGGCCGTCGTCGGCCTGCGGAGCCGGAACCGCCGGATGGGGGTGCAGGGGACGAGTTCGACCCCGAGTCAGGACTGA
- a CDS encoding nuclear transport factor 2-like protein, whose amino-acid sequence MTEERTDRWSRRRALRAVGATAVVTGVAGCSGGGDSGDTGDDGGDPGDSTDGGGVDTSESDGSTEGGGDGTSTDDGTTEEGDDGFETVFDERVTETNRFTLELEAGARVRVSVDSENDATTLAFISRSGHFLLNAGTDSSDTWLREIPESGEYKVEISPNEAASATVEVAEPSGDGESGGGQVGDGAASPREAVEAYVEAGQQDDAEAMAAVVHPDGTATTSPEESGSGGEITVLSMDMEEMSEDRASVAVEFEMTYTQDGEEQTTTFETVYQVRTYEGNWYVYSIDGGT is encoded by the coding sequence ATGACGGAGGAAAGGACCGACCGATGGAGCCGACGCCGGGCGCTCCGGGCGGTCGGGGCGACGGCCGTGGTGACGGGGGTCGCCGGCTGCTCGGGCGGCGGCGACTCGGGCGACACGGGCGATGACGGCGGCGATCCGGGCGACTCCACCGACGGCGGCGGAGTGGACACGTCCGAATCCGACGGGAGCACGGAGGGCGGGGGCGACGGGACCTCGACCGACGACGGCACGACGGAGGAGGGCGACGACGGGTTCGAGACGGTGTTCGACGAGCGGGTGACGGAGACGAACCGGTTCACCCTCGAGTTGGAAGCCGGGGCGCGGGTCCGGGTGAGCGTCGACAGCGAGAACGACGCCACCACGCTGGCGTTCATCAGCAGGAGCGGGCACTTCCTGCTGAACGCCGGGACGGACTCGTCGGACACGTGGCTCAGGGAGATCCCCGAGAGCGGCGAGTACAAAGTCGAGATATCCCCGAACGAAGCGGCGTCGGCCACGGTCGAAGTGGCCGAACCGTCGGGCGACGGCGAGTCCGGTGGCGGTCAGGTCGGCGACGGCGCGGCGTCGCCCCGGGAAGCCGTCGAGGCGTACGTCGAGGCCGGGCAGCAGGACGACGCCGAAGCGATGGCGGCGGTCGTCCACCCGGACGGGACCGCGACCACCTCGCCCGAGGAAAGCGGCTCCGGCGGCGAGATCACCGTCCTGTCGATGGACATGGAGGAGATGTCCGAAGACCGCGCGTCCGTGGCGGTGGAGTTCGAGATGACCTACACCCAGGACGGCGAGGAGCAAACGACGACGTTCGAGACGGTGTACCAGGTCCGCACGTACGAGGGGAACTGGTACGTCTACTCCATCGACGGCGGGACGTAG